Proteins encoded in a region of the Nicotiana tomentosiformis chromosome 9, ASM39032v3, whole genome shotgun sequence genome:
- the LOC138899260 gene encoding uncharacterized protein, whose translation MAERFFEVNRISFSRNDLPPEGAAHNKALHLTIKYEGYYVNKVILDGGSRVDICPLSTLQRMEIGTKRIRSNNVCVCAFDGIKRNTIGEIDLILTIGPVDFKVTFQVLDMDTSYKFLLGRPWIHAA comes from the coding sequence ATGGCTGAGCGATTTTTCGAAGTCAACCGGATCTCCTTCAGCCGCAATGACTTGCCTCCAGAGGGAGCCGCTCACAACAAAGCCCTTCATTTGACTATCAAGTATGAAGGTTATTATGTGAATAAGGTTATTCTAGACGGTGGGTCCAGAGTCGACATTTGCCCTCTCTCAACACTACAGAGGATGGAAATCGGGACCAAAAGGATTAGATCAAACAATGTCTGTGTGTGCGCTTTTGATGGCATCAAGCGAAATACGATAGGGGAAATCGACTTGATTCTAACCATTGGCCCCGTGGACTTTAAAGTAACGTTCCAAGTTCTGGACATGGATACTTCATATAAATTTCtcctaggaagaccatggatccatgCCGCATGA